The nucleotide sequence GTCTTCGAGGACCGCAAATACGCCAACCTGACGCTGCCGTTGCGCATCCGCAAGTGGTCCGTCGAGGCCATTCGCGAACTGATCCGGCCACTGGCCAAGGCCCTCAACATCGAGGAACGGCTGTTCGATCGTAAGCCCCCGGAACTGTCCGCCGGACAGCAACAGCGCGTGGCCCTGGCCCGGGCCATGACCACGTTCCCGCAGATCATGCTCATGGACGAGCCCCTCAGCAACCTGGACCCGCCCAACCGCCGGCGGGTGCGCGAGGAGATCCGTTCGTTCCACCGGGACCAGCGCCTCACCACCCTCTTCGTGACCCACAACCTGGAGGATGCGCTGGAACTGGCCGACCGCATCGCGCTCATGCACGAGGGCCGCCTGGAGCAGGTGGGCACCGCCGAGCGCCTGATGCGCCACCCCGCCAACGAGTACGTCAGCGACTACTTCCGCGTGCGTCCGTCCTACGGCATGCCGTTCCAGTAGGCGCACCGGGTGTGCCGGCGCGCAACCGTTCTCGTTCCGACCCTCAGATCTTGAACGCTTCCCGGGTGTTGGACGCGTACAGACTTTCCAGGTCCACGGGATTCTTGATCACGCCCTGCTCCAGCAGGTAGGAGTGGAAGGTCTCCAGGGTCTTGCGGTTGCTCTCGAAGCCGTAGGGCCAGTAGTCCTCGCCCATGAGGTCCACCGTCTCCTCGTATTCGAACAGGTACCAGAGATGGTGCGTGCGCAGCACGTTGGTATCGTATATCTGCGACGCGCACAGGTCCTTGGCCTGGCAGAAGGCCTTGTAGAGGTTCTGGGTCACCCACGGGTGCGCCTCGTGGATCTCCCGGCGCACCACGATGCAGTGCATGATGGGGAACAGGCCGGTGCGGCGGAAGTAGTCCATCTCGGCGGCGCGGCAGTCCTTGAAGAGCCGGGTGATGCCGGGGGCGCGGCGCACGAAGCATGACGGCATGCGCGCCGACACGAGCGCATCGATATCGCCCTTCTCCAGCATGTCGTCGAGGGTCCGCTCTTCCTCGGTGTCGATCTCGACGCCGGCCGGAGCGTCGAACGGCACGCGGTCCTTGCGCCCGGGCTGCTCCACCCCGCCCTGGATCCAGTGCACGTCTTTGGCTTCCACGCCGAAGTCGTGCTGCAACATGCCGCGCACCCAAACGGACGCGGTCATGGTGTACTCGGGCACGCCCACGCGCCGGCCTTTCAAGTCCTCGGGTTTCTCGATGCCCGACGCCGCGTTGACGAAGATGCAGCGGTGCCGGAACATGCGCGACGGGAACACCGGGATGGCGATGAACGGCTGGTGGCCGCGCGAGGCGTCCACGTGATAGGCGCCCATGGACATCTCGGCGGCGTCGAACTCGTGAAAGTGAAGCATGCGCCAGAAGATCTCCTCCACGGGCAGCGCCACGTAGTTGAGATCGATGCCGTCGGGCTTCACCAACCCATCCTTGAGGGCACGGGTGCGGTCGTAGTCCTCACACGCCAACGTCAGTTCAATGTTCGCCATGGATCCCCTCGTTATAGTTTCGCCAGGCTCGTCTCCATGCGGTCCATGGCCTCCTCGATGTTCTCGTAGGAGTTGGCGTACGCGAGCCGGATGTGCCCCGTGCCGTACTTTCCGAACGCGCTGCCCGGCACCGTGGCGATGTACGCGTCCTCCAGAAGGTGCTCGGCCACCACCTGGCACGAATGCCCCAGGCGCCGCACCGACGGGAAGGCGTAGAACGCACCCTCGGGCACGGGGCAATCGATGCCCTCCATGGCCTGGAGCCGGCGCAGGATCAGCTCCCGGCGGCGGGTGAACTCCCGCCGCATGTCGTGCACGCAGTCCTGAGGCCCCTCGTAGGCCGCCACCGCGCCGTACTGGGCGAAGGACGTGGCGCACATCACCGTGTACTGGTGCACGCGAATCATGACGTCGATGAGGTCCCGCGGCGCGGCCACGTAGCCCAGGCGCCATCCGGTCATGGAGTAGCTCTTGGAGAAACCGTTCACCAGCAGGGTACGCTCGCGCATGCCCGGCAGGCCGCCGATGCTGTGGTGCACGGCGCCGTCGTACAGCATCTTCTCGTAGATCTCGTCGGCCAGCACCAGCAGGTCGCGCTCCCTGGCCAGGGCCGCCAGCGCCTCCAGGTGGCCCAAGTCGAGCACGGCGCCGGTGGGGTTGTGCGGGCTCATGACCACCATCATGCGCGTGCGCGGCGTCAGCAACCGGGCCACGTCTTCGGGGTCCATGCGGAACCCCTTTTCCGCCCGCAACGGCACACTCACCGGCACGCCGCCGGCCATGGTGATGCAGTAGAAGTAGTTGAGCCACGAGGGGTCCGGCACCAGCACTTCATCGCCCTCGTTGAGGAACGCCATCATGGCAAGAAAGACCGCCTCGTTGGCGCCGATGGTGACCGCGATCTCTCCGTTCTCGTCGAACTCCAGGCCATTCTCGGAACGCAGCTTGCCGGCGATGGCGTGGCGGAGCTCCGACACGCCGTAGTTGGAGGTATAATGGACCTCGCCCTCCTCCAGCGCCCGCCGGGCGGCGGCCTTGATGTGCGCCGGCGTGTCGAAGTCCGGCCGGCCGATCTCCAGATGGATCACCGGCTTGCCTTCCCGTCCCAGCTCTCCGGCCCGCATCATCATCTTGCGCAGGCCCGAGTAGGGCACACCCTTCATTCGCTGTGCTTGCCGGTTCGCCATCACATGCCGGATTCACATCGCCGTGGGCGCTTCACGCCGCCCGGTCATCGTCCCGGCCGTTCACCAGCAGTTCGATGCTCCTGCCGAAGACTTCCTGGAAGAGGCGGGCCTTCTCATCCATCTGCCAGCGTTCCAGCAGGCACGGACCCATGGACTGTAGGTCGATGGTCACGGAGCGCCGCTGTATGCGCACCTTGAGATCGTTTACCGTGGAGCGGTGCTCGTGGTCCAGGGCGTCGGCCACGCGCAGGATGGCGGCGAGCTTGCCCACCCATTCCCGCTCGCTCTCGGACAGGGCACGGAACGGTTCGTGCTTCTGGGCGTTGGGGAAGGCCTTGCGGTGGTAGCGCGCGACGTTGGCAATGAGTTCCAACTGCCGCCCCCCGAGCCCGACGATGTCCGAGTTGCGGATGAGGTAGAAGGAGTGCTTGTGGTGTCCGGAAAGGCTCACGAAGTCGCCGATGTCGTGCAGCGTCGCGGCCACCCGCAGCAGCATGCGCGCCTCCGCCGGCAGGCCGTGCAGCGGCTTCAGTTGGTCGAAGAGCAGCTCCGACAGGTAGCGCACCTGGCGCGCGTGGCCGAGATGGAAGTGGTACTTCTGTCCCAGGGTCGCCGCCGCCTTGATGATCTCGGTTTCCTCCGAGGTGGTGTCCCAGGAGTGCTTGAAGCGGTCGATGATCTCCACCAGCACGCCGTCCTTGAGACCCACGTCCGGCGAGTAGATTCCGTGTGAGCCCAGCACCTTGCTCACCACCTCGCTCAGCACGATGGTGGCGGGCAGCACCACGTCGGCGCGGTCCGGCTTCATGCCGTATTTGTCCTGGCGCTGCGCCACGCTGAGCCGGGACAGCTCCTTGAGCATGGTCTGCAGGCCGCGCAGCGGTATGAAGCGCACGTCTTCGGGAATCCCTTCGGCCTCCCGCTTGGAAGGTGTGCCGATGAGGGCCGCCAGGTCCTCCACGTTGCCGCCGGTACCCACGATGAGGTCGATCTCGTGCTCGTTGACCTCGTTCAGGGTGGCCTCCACCAACTGGTCCATGTAGGCGCGCAGGAGCAGCACCTGGAGATCGGAGACGCGCTCGCTGCGCAGGAAGGTCTCGTGCATCCGCACCGCCCCCAGGCGCAGGCTGCTGGAGTAGACGATGGAGCCGTGGTCGATGATGTCGAACTCGACG is from Deltaproteobacteria bacterium and encodes:
- a CDS encoding pyridoxal phosphate-dependent aminotransferase, translated to MANRQAQRMKGVPYSGLRKMMMRAGELGREGKPVIHLEIGRPDFDTPAHIKAAARRALEEGEVHYTSNYGVSELRHAIAGKLRSENGLEFDENGEIAVTIGANEAVFLAMMAFLNEGDEVLVPDPSWLNYFYCITMAGGVPVSVPLRAEKGFRMDPEDVARLLTPRTRMMVVMSPHNPTGAVLDLGHLEALAALARERDLLVLADEIYEKMLYDGAVHHSIGGLPGMRERTLLVNGFSKSYSMTGWRLGYVAAPRDLIDVMIRVHQYTVMCATSFAQYGAVAAYEGPQDCVHDMRREFTRRRELILRRLQAMEGIDCPVPEGAFYAFPSVRRLGHSCQVVAEHLLEDAYIATVPGSAFGKYGTGHIRLAYANSYENIEEAMDRMETSLAKL
- a CDS encoding ABC transporter substrate-binding protein, with product MANIELTLACEDYDRTRALKDGLVKPDGIDLNYVALPVEEIFWRMLHFHEFDAAEMSMGAYHVDASRGHQPFIAIPVFPSRMFRHRCIFVNAASGIEKPEDLKGRRVGVPEYTMTASVWVRGMLQHDFGVEAKDVHWIQGGVEQPGRKDRVPFDAPAGVEIDTEEERTLDDMLEKGDIDALVSARMPSCFVRRAPGITRLFKDCRAAEMDYFRRTGLFPIMHCIVVRREIHEAHPWVTQNLYKAFCQAKDLCASQIYDTNVLRTHHLWYLFEYEETVDLMGEDYWPYGFESNRKTLETFHSYLLEQGVIKNPVDLESLYASNTREAFKI
- a CDS encoding Ppx/GppA phosphatase family protein — protein: MKNGTEPATFAAIDVGSNAMRMKIVGLEPDGAVTTLCQQRAPVRLGHEVFLTGFLNDGLIQKAVEAFGEFRDAIDRWKVRSTRAIATSATREAINGDVLVERVYSRTGIHLERITGAEEARLVQLAVSRKLNVRDKTALVIDIGGGSVEFDIIDHGSIVYSSSLRLGAVRMHETFLRSERVSDLQVLLLRAYMDQLVEATLNEVNEHEIDLIVGTGGNVEDLAALIGTPSKREAEGIPEDVRFIPLRGLQTMLKELSRLSVAQRQDKYGMKPDRADVVLPATIVLSEVVSKVLGSHGIYSPDVGLKDGVLVEIIDRFKHSWDTTSEETEIIKAAATLGQKYHFHLGHARQVRYLSELLFDQLKPLHGLPAEARMLLRVAATLHDIGDFVSLSGHHKHSFYLIRNSDIVGLGGRQLELIANVARYHRKAFPNAQKHEPFRALSESEREWVGKLAAILRVADALDHEHRSTVNDLKVRIQRRSVTIDLQSMGPCLLERWQMDEKARLFQEVFGRSIELLVNGRDDDRAA
- a CDS encoding ABC transporter ATP-binding protein, with the protein product MLRNITKRFRSVTAVDGLDLEVDQGEFLVIIGESGCGKTTLLRIIAGLETPDTGEVLIGGVPVNDVPAGRRDVQLIFQSYALWPHMRVFEDRKYANLTLPLRIRKWSVEAIRELIRPLAKALNIEERLFDRKPPELSAGQQQRVALARAMTTFPQIMLMDEPLSNLDPPNRRRVREEIRSFHRDQRLTTLFVTHNLEDALELADRIALMHEGRLEQVGTAERLMRHPANEYVSDYFRVRPSYGMPFQ